The following proteins are encoded in a genomic region of Candidatus Thermoplasmatota archaeon:
- a CDS encoding 30S ribosomal protein S6e, which produces MVEFKAIIADPKKGISYSTTIGGHQANSLIGKKIGEEIDGIFVDLPGYKLRITGGSDKTGTPMRRDIPGGRRKSVLVTKGVGFKPKDKGVRKRKTFRGNAISQEISQLNLRVTKRGPRSIEDSLKAREATE; this is translated from the coding sequence TTGGTTGAGTTCAAGGCTATCATCGCGGACCCGAAGAAGGGCATAAGCTACTCCACAACGATTGGGGGACACCAGGCGAACTCCCTCATCGGAAAGAAGATCGGAGAGGAGATTGACGGCATTTTCGTTGACCTTCCAGGATACAAGCTCAGGATCACAGGTGGATCGGACAAGACCGGAACGCCCATGAGGAGGGACATCCCGGGCGGAAGGAGGAAGAGTGTCCTTGTCACGAAGGGCGTCGGATTCAAGCCGAAGGACAAGGGCGTGAGAAAACGGAAAACGTTTCGCGGGAATGCGATCTCCCAAGAGATATCACAGCTCAACCTGCGTGTGACAAAGAGGGGCCCCCGGTCGATTGAGGACAGCCTGAAGGCACGAGAGGCCACGGAATGA